The stretch of DNA tatgatccgcctacctcggcctcccaaagtgctggcattacaggcgtgagccaccacgccagcttcATCTTCTCATCTTTCACACAAACTTCCAGAACACGGGGAAGGTGTTCCCCAGCTTCATCGGCAAGGCTGCCATCCCCACCCCCTAACAGGACAAGGGCAGCACAGGAAAAGAAGGTTGCAGCCAGTCTCATGGGATCCTCAACAGAACATGGGCAGCTTGATCCTGCAGTGGGTGGATAGGCTGATGTGCTGGGGCAGGTGGAGCTTAGCCCAGATACACGAGGATGCTCCATCCTTCAGAAGTCTCTCAGTTACAGACTTCAAAGCTGGATATGAGTCCTGCCTCCACCTCTTCcaagctgggtgaccttggacgTGTGTCTGGGCCTCTCGGAACCTTGGCTTCCTCAGCTGCAATTTTGGAATCTGGATTCCTGAGCCCTCCAGGGATGGGTGTAAGGAGGGCTCCATCAGGCAGTGGGTTCCTGGCCGTGCCAAATTGGCTCAGTCAGTCACACACAGGGTCACAGCTTATTACAGAGAAAGGACACAGATGACAACCAGCCAAGGAAAGAGATGCGTGGAACAGGTAGAGGAAGGCTCTGTGCTCAGAGCTTCCAGCTGTCCTCCCGCTGTGGAGTGTGGACAGCGCTAACTCCTCTCAGCAACAACGTGTGACAGCATGCAGGGGGAGCTGCTGGCCAGGGACGCTCCCCTGAGCCCAGCGCCCTGGGTGTCGACTGGGGTTGCGTGTGTGGATATGCTGACCTTCACCTCCAGCCCCGGCAGAGGCAGAGCTGATGCATGTGGCCCAGATCCCCAACCCTGAGTCACACTATTGGCTCAGCCCACCCAGGTGGTCCAGGGCCCCAGGTGAGCAGACTCTGCCATCAGGCAGTGTGTTCTGAGGGCGTAGACATGACCCTCCCTGGAGCCGAGGGCAGAGGCCAGACCTCTCTGGACAGGGCTGCTCCTCACTGCACAGCAGCGGAGGCTCGTCCAGTCTCCACGCAGCCCTGCAGGGTCCGTCCCAGGTCCTGGTGTCATCTCAGGGAAGGGAAGCAGCTTGCCCGAGGTGACACAGCTGGTTCAGGGGCAGGGGGATCTGTGGAAAAAACACACTCAAAGTATCTTTTTCTGTTCTCAGCATCAGTGACCACAGAAGACATCTGTGACCAAATGTTGGAGGGGGCGTCCCCTCACATACTGTACAAGCAATCAACTCTACAGCAGACGCAAGCTGGGTGTCCTCTAACGCATTTCCAACAGTCTCCCTGGAGACAGCaccagatcccacaggttgagggctcacgGCCCAAGACTGGCCCCCCATTTCTGATGCCAGTCACAAGCCGCAGGTTATTTCATCTGTGCTTCTACCTGACGGGCTGAAAATCGGGCTCCCACAGCCGCTCCTCTGGTTCGGTTAATTTGCTAGCATGCCCACAGAACCAGGGAGACACGTTTACCGATTGATTACAAAGAAGATTTTAAAGGATATCGTTGAACAGCCAGATGGAGCGCCACGTACCTGAGGTCTGGAAGGGTTCCGAGCGCAGGAGCCTCTGTCCCTGTGAACTTGGGGTGCACCATCCTCCCAGCATGTGGGTGAGGTCTGGTTTACTTTGCTGTCCGCCTCCACGTGTTCAGCTCTCTGGAAGCTCCCCAAACCCTGTCCTTTGGGCCTTTTATGGAGACTTGGTTGAGAGGCATAAATGAAGCatggacagccatgtagaaatacgattagatggccgggcgcggtggctcaagcctgtaatcccagcactttgggaggccgagacgggcggatcacgaggtcaggagatcgagaccatcctggctaacacggtgaaaccccatctctactaaaaatacaaaaaaaaaaaaaactagccgggcgaggtggcgggcgcctgtagtcccagctacttgggaggttgaggcaggagaatggtgtgaacccgggaggcggagcttgcagtgagctgagatccggccactgcactccagcctgggcgacagagcaagacttcgtctcaaaaaaaaaaaaaaaaaaagaaatacgatTAGATAATACGATTAGATAAAACGCATGTGATCTAATCCGAGTAGACCGAGCAGGGAAACCTCACAAGGCCTGTGTGTTCggacccttcttggcctccctgTTCAGCCTTCTTTCCTCCAGGGTAGGGGCGGGACCCCTTCTGAAGGGGGGTGTTACGGCCCACAATCAGATAAATTAGGTCAGAAAATTTTTTTATGGCCCGAGGTGGGGGAAGATTGAagtacatttttagtttttaaggcCTGCCTtgcagagaaagaagagcagGTGAAAGTGGGGCAGAAGGTCAGGGAGAGACTTTCTGAGGCCTAAAACTTCCCAGCGTTAGAACAAGACTGTAACAAGGGCTGTGGGAGTCATGAGCCAGGAGCCATAGACAGAACCCAATGTATACGTACCATAAAATCACAGGAGGATTGGGACCCTGGGGCTGCTCCGTGCTCCCCCCTTCTGTGTGCCTGGCTCCGCAAGGGGCACCTGTCCCTGCGTGGGTGTGCCCTGGATGTCTCTTCCTGTGGATGATGCCTGGCCAACATCCCATCTCTGGGACCTCAAACCAGGAAGTTCCCAGAGGAATGGGTGGATCTCAGGCTTTTCTGTGCCCAAGATCTCTGGGAGAACCCTCGGCTGACACGGCTTCCCAGGCTCCACTCTCAGGTGTGTCGACCCCGGTGCCCTTGAGCAGAGGCCAGGACGGCACCCCTGCCCGGCCTCTGCCTGTGGCCGACAACACACAAGGATCATGGGAGCCCCGCCAAGGGCCAAGGAGCTGGAGGGTGGTCCAGGGTGGTGCTCTGGGCCTGGGTGAGACTGTGCAGTTCTGACTCTCCGATGGGGCCCTGAGCCCATCACAGTGCTACAGCCAGGTTGGGAGGCACCCAGGATCTAGTCAGCCTTGTGCCAAGCCCCCATCCcatgcctcagccgcctgagtcactgggattacaatcatgagccaccatgcccatgctCCTGTATCTTGACCCCTTCTTTAGGAACGTTTTCTTGTCTGTCAGAGTGAGGGGGCAGGTGGTTTGCCCctgccgcttttttttttttttttgagacagagtctcactctgttgcccaggctggagtgcagtggcgtgatctcggctcactgcaacctctgcctcccgggttcaagtgattctcctgcctcagcatcccgagtagttgtgattacaggcgcgtggcaccacgcccagctaattttttgtatctttagtagagacaggatttcaccatgttggccaggctggtctcgaactcctcacctcatgatctgcctgcctcagcctcccaaagtgctgggattacaggcgtgagccaccgctcccggcctaggCATTGCTAATTTTCACACCAACGATGGCTTTATGATCCAGGTACTCCTGTGGCCAAAAAGATTTGAAACAGGGAAAAGGTGTGATGCGTGGCTTAGCTGTCACCGGCACCAGCAGCATTCCCATCCCCTTCCCTTGGGGATGTGGTTTTGAGGAATGATGTAGTAGAGCAAAGAAACCACAACCAGAGTTGGACTGAAAGTCTTTAAATTTTTGGTCTTCCTGGCTGGCGCCATCCTGCTTGGCAGCTGTTCTGCCGTTTCACGCCGAGAAAAGTCATTTCTGAATTTAGTTTACGTTTTTCCCAAGTTAAAAGCTCACGTATTCTGCATTTTGTGAAGGAGCTAGCACTTTATCCAAAGGGCGGGAAGAAGCTGGTCTGAGACAGGTGTGTTAGTTATTTCTCGCTTCCTGACAAGTCACCCCAAACTTGAGTGTAAAACAGTAACATCTGTCAGCTCAGAAAGCCTCTGCGGGTCAGGAGTCTGCGAGTGGCTTGGACACGTGGACCTGGCCCAGGGTCTCCTGTGAGGTCACAGTGCAGTGTTGGCCGGGCTGTCATTTGAAGGTTGGCTCCCTGCCAGGGGGTTGGCAGGAGGCCTTGGTTCCTCACCTGTGGGCCTCTCCATGGGGCAGCTTCAGTGTCTGCCAGCATGACCGTGGCTTCCCCCCAGCAGGGATGGGATTCCACAGCTGGTTGAcagtggtggggagagggagaaatagaGGCCGTCACTCAGGTGTCTGAGTTCAGAACGTGTGCTCTCATTTCAGGGGCCAGCAACCTCCCCTGATGGGTCGTCAGCCACGAGGGCGCCTCAGGACGTGACGCAGGGCCCTGGGGCCACAGCTGGAAAGGAGGACAGTGGGATGATTCCCTTAGGTGAGCCACTGGCCTCCCTGGTTCTCCTTGCCAGCCCCCAGCACCAGGGACTGGGGTGTTCAGTGAATGATCCTGGCACCAGGATAAGGGCAGACCTGGACCCCAGCCGTTGAGGAGCCCCAGGGTTCGGACCCAAGGGGCGGGCATTGGGGGTGCGGTGGGCCTCGGGGTTGGAGgtccacccatccatcatccaccctCCACCTATCCATTTCTCTATCATAtacccacccattcacccatctatccatGCTTCACCTGTTCCCCCTCACACCAATCCCACCATCCTTctgtcatccatccatcatcacccatctatccatcacccacccatccatccatctactcatctaCCCATGCACCCACCGATCCATCATCTGGATGTTCATCCACCCACATATTcatcatctacccatccatccatctacttgCCCACCCACGCACCCACCCATCCATCGTTTGGACATTCATCCACCCACGCATtcttcatctacccatccatcgtCTGTAcatttcatccatccatcatccgtCTATTCATCCACCCATCATCCACCCACGCATTCTTCATGTACCCATCCATTGTCTgtacattcatccatccatcatctgtcTATTCATCCAGCCATCATCCACCCACACATtcttcatccacccatccatcatccagccagccagccatcaACTATTAAGTATTGGGCATtgactgtatgccaggcactacTAGGTATGGGGGACACAGACATGAATAAGCCCACATTCCAGCCCTCTTCCCACCCCAATGGTTTCTGTCTTTAAggcttccctccctgcctccaccccagCCTGTGCTGTGCCTGCTCCGCCCTGGTGCAGACCCAGACGCTAACTCTGTTTCTTTTCCCAGCAGGCACCGCCCCTGGGGCTGAGGGGCCGGCGCCTGGGGACCCCCAGGCTGTGCGCCCCTACAAGCAGGAGCCCAGCAGTCCCCCGCTGGCGCCTGGCCTGCCCGCCTTCCTGGCGGCCCCGGGCACCACGTCCTGCCCCGAGTGCGGCAAGACGTCCCTGAAACCAGCTCACCTGCTGCGCCACCGGCAGAGCCACTCGGGCGAGAAGCCGCACGCCTGCCCGGAGTGCGGAAAGGCCTTTCGGCGCAAGGAGCACCTGCGGCGCCACCGCGACACGCACCCCGGCAGCCCTGGGCCCGCGCTGCGCCCTCTGCCCGCCCGTGAGAAGCCCCACGCGTGCTGCGAGTGTGGCAAGACCTTCTACTGGCGCGAGCACCTGGTGCGCCACCGCAAGACGCACTCGGGAGCGCGGCCCTTTGCCTGCTGGGAGTGCGGCAAGGGCTTCGGGCGCCGCGAGCACGTGCTGCGCCACCAGCGCATCCACGGCAGGGCAGCCGCCAGCACGCAGGGGGCGGTCGCCCCGGGCCCCGTTGGTGGGGGCCCCTTCCCGCCCTGGCCCCTGGGTTAGCCGCCGCCCGGCCCGCGGCGCCTCCCGCCCCTGGTGCTGCCCCCTGGGCTATCCCTGCTCTCTCCCAGTGCCACTTggcctcttcccctcctcctcctttcctccctcccgccctcctccACCGCCGCCTCCCTTGTCTGAACTTCCCAACGCCTTCCTCTCAATTCCTTTCCAACTCCTTTTCCCCCAGATTTCACTTTCCTGCTCAggtctcacctcagccccccttCTCCCTGATTTCTCGGCCTCTCTAGCTGTGTGAAGGGGCCTCTTCCTAATGTCTCTGCCTTCCCCCACCTTCTCTCTCCTTTGGCCCAgcctccctcaccctcctccatTCCTCTCCCTGCCCTTTTCCCGCCTGAAGAGCAGAGGTGAGGACCTGAGACCCCTGAGGGGCAGGCGAGGAGGAGCTCAGGAGCAGCCACAGGCCAGGCCCCCTTGATGAAGCGGAGGCTGAAGGAAAGGGGTCTGGGTCTTGTCCCTAGGAATTCTCCCGCAGGACAGATTTAGGGGGGGTCAGCGGGAGGCAGCGGCTGATGGCTCTGACAAGCTGAACCCAGGGCCTGGCTGTGGGCTCCTTAGTCTCGCTGCCCCCGTGACCCAAAGGCATGGGATGGACAGAGATGCTTGCTCCCATGAAGCTGGTTGGGGATGGCAGTTCACCAGCATCCAGAGAGTAATAAAGTCACTGTGTGTAGACCCGGAGTCTGTGCTCTGTCTGGACTCTGTCGGGAGCAGCCACCCTCCCAGGGCCAAGAGCATTGGGTGCCCAGGGCTTCTGGGGTCTGCTGTGTTGGTTCCCACCGCAGACTTTCTTGGCATGAGAGAGGCTCTGGGAGTCTGGGCACAGCCGTGGGAAGCAGTGCAGGAAATGTGTCCTCAGGAGGGCTGTCTCCACCTCCAGCCTACGGAGGCAGGGATGAGGCTCCTGGAAGGGACCTGCCCAACACCACACTGAATTGGGTTCGCGTCTGAGCCCTTCAGCTTCCTGGCTGGGGACCTACCTGTTGGTCATACTCTCTGAGCATGAGTTCCACATCCATGAGTGATAATGGCACCCACCTCCCTTGCTAAGGCCACTCTGTTTCACTGGGGTCCTGGGTGTCAGTGTCGGTAGGTCTCGGGTGGCCTGTTCTGCCACCTGAGGAATCCCCTCATCTTTAGTTGGAGCCGTTGACCAAGGAGGATGTTCCATATGGAGGACAGTCTTTGGCCAGCTCCATCTTTCCAGGGTGCCTCCTCTTGTCCGCTCAGCGAGCAACCCCAGTTCCTTCTCTCCAGGGAGGAAATCTCCAGCCTCTGCCAGGTGGATGAAAGGCAGTTGTCAGACTTTGGAAAGGAGGATGAGAGCGCTGGTCTGACCACTCCCCTGCCACCCAGTCTTGGGGCTGGCTTCACCCTGGTCTTTTTGGTTTCTGCGTGCCCAGCGCCTGAGCCTGGCAGGGGTTCTGTGTCAAACCCTCCATGGTCACTGCCTTGTGTCcgagccccccaccccccaccccacggTCACTGCCTTGTGCTCTGCTTCAGCTTCTGGCTCAAGAGTCAAGCGCTGGGGCATGTACAGCCCAAGCTGGGCTGCAAGGGCATCTGGGAACACAAGTCACCTGGACAGTCCAGTGCACATCACTGGAGCGTAGGTCTGCCTTCCAGACTCAGTGCAGGGAAGGATTTAGGTGCCAGGCTGTCCAGGAAGGGCAAGTGACCACAGGCCTCAGCACCTACCTCCTAAAACAGGACTAGTAGTAATGCCCCTCCTGGAAAGGGCCTATTTTtgaaaaggctgggtgcagtggctcacactgtaatcccagcactttgggagggtaaggcgggcggatcacttgagctcaggagttcaagaccagcctggccaacacggcgaaatcctgactctactaaaaatacaaaaattagccagacatgatggtggacacctggaatcccagctacttgggagggtgaggtgggaggatcacttgaaccggggaggcggtggttgtagtgagctatcgcaccactgccctgctccagcctgggcaacacagcaagacttcatctcaaaaggaaaataaagtaacgAATACAGAACACTTACAGGAACTTGGTGTGTGACCTCAGCGGGTTGGTTTCACACTGAGAGGTGCGTGTTAAGGATGTTATAATGCCCATTGTGTCGGGGAGAAGACGGGCTGGgagtgtagcaggacgagccgtagacaaaactcctcagacaccggattaaagaaggaagaggttctTTATTTGGCCAGAAGCGTCAGCAGACTCGCatcttaagagccgagctccccagaaaagaaattcttggcctttttaaaggcttacaactttaaggggttCACATGAAAGGGTCATGATAAATTGAGCAAGCTTGtgaaacgtgactgggggctacgtgcatcagctaacagaacaacaagttttacaatgcttttttcatacagtgtctggaatttacagataacacaagtagtttaggccaggggttgatgttattattattacttgttttaactcctagggccgggtggtggtgccaaggttgtctggctatttatcttacttttattcctttctctctttcctcctgtcttgtgaactaggcaaggttggcggaggagggcagcaggagtagtagtggtctccttccttaggagaagctgcagaccttcaggAAGCGACTGGGAGGCCTGAGAGGGAGTGAGAGGTGGTGTCAGGCCAGGGTCTGAGGACGGGATTCTGATAACAGCAAACACAGAGTGAGTGTGCTGGGCCAGACCTTTTTAAAGTCCAGCTTCTTTATCATCATAACCAACCGAAGAGGCATGCACTGTTGTTACCCCATggtacagatagggaaactgaggcaccgaaAGAGTAAAGGACTGGGCCACGTCTGTGGATCTCATCCCAGGGGTCTGGCCTCACAGGATTCACTCCAGCTCCTAACAGCACAGCTGCTGCTTCTACCCATTCAGGCTCCATGTCTTCTCTTCTGAAACCTCCCACCCCCCGGGACTCCTGTGTCCCTTTGGGGACCCCTCCAaccaacacacccacacactgtGTCTGGTCTCGGAGGGACAGTCAGCCAGGCTGTCCTGTCCCGCTCTTTGCCTTTGTGTCACTCATGATGGACAGTCCTGGATGGATTGGAGGGAGCTGGAAGAACACCCCTGAAAAGGACTAGGAACAAGGCGAGACCAGACAGATGGAGATCTGACTCCCACACACTGCCGCGCCCACACCCCCAAGCCTGGGGGAGCTTTGATTTGACATCCGATGATGGGCGGTGCCTTCCTCCAACACTGAATAACAGGGTGGAGGATGATTCCCCCAGGCAGGAGGGAAATTCTGGAAGGCTGAAACAAAACTTGAATATTCTCTGCATGAGCAACAGGAAACTTTCCAGAGAGACAACCTGGCAGTCCTTCCTCAGAGTGCGCGGTCCTTCCTCAGAGTGCGCGGTCCTTCCTCAGACTGAGCGGTCCTTCCTCAGAGTGCGCGGTCCTGCCTCAGAGTGGCGGTCCTGCCTCAGAGTGCGCGGTCCTTCCTCAGAGTGCGCGGTCCTTCCTCAGAGTGGCGGTCCTTCCTCAGAGTGCGCGGTCCTTCCTCAGACTGAGCGGTCCTTCCTCAGAGTGCGCGGTCCTTCCTCAGAGTGCGCGGTCCTTCCTCAGACTGAGCGGTCCTTCCTCAGAGTGGCGGTCCTTCCTCAGAGTGCGCGGTCCTTCCTCAGACTGAGCGGTCCTTCCTCAGAGTGGCGGTCCTGCCTCAGAGTGCGCGGTCCTTCCTCAGAGTGGCGGTCCTGCCTCAGAGTGCGCGGTCCTTCCTCAGAGTGGCGGTCCTTCCTCAGAGTGCGCGGTCCTTCCTCAGAGTGCGCGGTCCTTCCTCAGAGTGCGCGGTCCTTCCTCAGAGTGCGCGGTCCTTCCTCAGAGTGAGCGGTCCTTCCTCAGAGTGGCGGTCCTTCCTCAGACTGAGCAGTCCTTCCTCAGAGTGGCGGTCCTTCCTCAGAGTGCGCGGTCCTTCCTCAGACTGAGCAGTCCTTCCTCAGAGTGGCGGTCCTTCCTCAGAGTGGCGGTCCTTCCTCAGACTGAGCAGTCCTTCCTCAGAGTGGCGGTCCTTCCTCAGACTGAGCGGTCCTTCCTCAGAGTGCGCGGTCCTTCCTCAGAGTGCGCGGTCCTTCCTCAGAGTGGCGGTCCTTCCTCAGAGTGCGCGGTCCTTCCTCAGAGTGCGCGGTCCTTCCTCAGAGTGGCGGTCCTTCCTCAGAGTGCGCGGTCCTTCCTCAGAGTGGCGGTCCTTCCTCAGAGTGCGCGGTCCTTCCTCAGAGTGGCGGTCCTTCCTCAGAGTGCGCGGTCCTTCCTCAGAGTGCGCGGTCCTTCCTCAGAGTGGCGGTCCTTCCTCAGACTGAGCAGTCCTTTTACAAGAGTGCGTGTTCCTTCAACAAGAGTGTGCCGTTCTTCCTTAGAGTGCACAGTCCTTCCTCACAGGCGCGGTCCTTCCTCAGAGTGTGTGATCCTTCCACAAGAGTGTGCGGCCCTTCCTCAGAGTGCGCGGTACTTCCACAAGAGTGCGCGGCCTTTCCTCAGACTGCGCAGTCCTTCTACAAGAGTGCGCGGTACTTTCACAAGAGTGCGCCTCTCTTCCTCAGACTGCGCAGTACTTCCTCAGGGTGTGCAGTACTTCCACGAGAGTGTGTGGTCCTTCCTCAGAGTGCAGGGTTCTTCCTCAGACTGACCAGTATTTCCAAAGAGTGCACAGCtctggccgggtgcaatggctcatgcctgtaatcctagcactttgggaggctgagacaggtggatcacgaggtcaggagttcgagaccagcctggccaagatggtgaaaccccgtctacactaaaaatacaaaaatcggccgggcgcggtgactcaagcctgtaatcccagcactttgggaggccgagacgggcggatcacgaggtcaggagatcgagaccatcctggctaacacggtgaaaccccatctctactaaaaaatacaaaaaactagccgggcgaggtggcgggcacctgtagtcccagctactcgggaggctgaggcaggagaatggcgtaaaccccgggggcggagcttgcagtgagctgagatccggccactgcactctcagcccgggtgacagagcgagactcggtctcaaaaaaaaaaaaaaatcagctgggtgcggtggcaggggcacctgtaatcccagctaggcaggagaatcacttgaacccaggagactgaggttgcagtgagccaagaccaagccactgcagtccaacctgggcaacagagcaagactgtctcaaaataaataaatacaaaataaaataaataaaataggagcATGACTCCCATTCACAAGGATGAAGCCCTCATGACTTGACCATGTCCCAAAAGTCCTACCtgtttattatctatctatctatctttctatctttatgtctccgtctgtccatccatccgtccatccatccatccatccgtccgcctgtccatccatccatccatccatccatccatccatccatccatccatccctagACTGCTCAACAGAcactctacttctttttttttttttttttgagacggagtctcgctctgtcacccaggctggagtgcagtggccggatctcagctcactgcaagctccgcctcccaggtttacgccattctcctgcctcagcctcccgagtagctgggactacaagcgcccgccacctcgcccggctagttttttatattttttagtagagacggggtttcaccgggttagccaggatggtctcgatctcctgaccttgtgatccgcccgtctcggcctcccaaagtgctgggattacaggcttgagccaccgcgcccggcctctacttcTTAATATTCTCAGTTTGGGTATTAGTTTTCATCATATGAATCTTGAGGGGATACTAATATTCAATCCATAACCTGGAGGTTATAGTGAGGGCTAAAAGAGTCCACAAGTcatgctcacgcctgtaatcccagtgcttaaGAGGCCGctgcgggcagatcacttgaggtcaggagttcgagaccagtcaggccaacatggtaaaaccttgtctctactaaaaatacacaaattagctggtgtggtggcacgtacctgtagtctcagctactaagaaggctgaggcaggagaatcgcttgaactggggaggcagaggttgctgtgagctaagatggcaccactgcactccaggcttgggTGACATacggcaagactccatctcaaaaaacaaaaaagaaaagaaaaagaaaagtttcaggcacagtggctcacgcctgcaatcccagcacttcgggaggccaaagtgggcagatcacttgagatcaagagttctagaccagcctaacaaacatggtgaaaccctgtctctactagaaatacaaaaattagccgagcatggtggcaggcacctgtaatcccagctagtcaggaggctgaggcaggagaatcgaatcaggaggctgaggttacagtgagctgagatcatgccactgcactccagcctgggcaacacagtcagactctgtctcaaaaaaacaattaaaaaaaaaaaaaaaaaagcacaacaaaaACCAATCACTAAATATTCAGGATTTTTTGGGGGGGCAGGCAGTGGTGAGACAGTTGTTAAACTGTTGGTATGTTGAAATTGGCCCTGATGGAATATTTACACTATGGGAATTGGCTAACAGTACaaatgcaggcttttttttttttttttttttttttttggagacggagtctcgctctgtcgtccaggctggagtgcagtggccggatctcagctcactgcaagctccgcctcctgggtttacgccattctcctgcctcagcctcccgagtagctgggactacaggcgcccgccccctcgcccagctagttttttgtattttttagttgagacggggtttcaccatgttagccaggatggtcttgatctcctgacctcgtgatccgcccgtctcggcctcccaaagtgctgggattacaggcgtgagccaccgcgcccggcctgcttttttttttttttttttttttttttccgagacggagtcttgctctgctgcccaggctggagtgcagtggccggctctcagctcactgcaagctccgcctcctgggttcacgccattcacctgtctcagcctcccgagtagctgggactacaggcgcccgcctcgtcgcccggctagtttttt from Rhinopithecus roxellana isolate Shanxi Qingling chromosome 12, ASM756505v1, whole genome shotgun sequence encodes:
- the ZNF444 gene encoding zinc finger protein 444 isoform X2, yielding MEVAVPVKQEAEGLALDSPWHRFRRFHLGDAPGPREALGLLRALCRDWLRPEVHTKEQMLELLVLEQFLSALPADTQAWVCSRQPQSGEEAVALLEELWGPATSPDGSSATRAPQDVTQGPGATAGKEDSGMIPLGTAPGAEGPAPGDPQAVRPYKQEPSSPPLAPGLPAFLAAPGTTSCPECGKTSLKPAHLLRHRQSHSGEKPHACPECGKAFRRKEHLRRHRDTHPGSPGPALRPLPAREKPHACCECGKTFYWREHLVRHRKTHSGARPFACWECGKGFGRREHVLRHQRIHGRAAASTQGAVAPGPVGGGPFPPWPLG
- the ZNF444 gene encoding zinc finger protein 444 isoform X1 encodes the protein MEVAVPVKQEAEGLALDSPWHRFRRFHLGDAPGPREALGLLRALCRDWLRPEVHTKEQMLELLVLEQFLSALPADTQAWVCSRQPQSGEEAVALLEELWGPATSPDGSSATRAPQDVTQGPGATAGKEDSGMIPLAGTAPGAEGPAPGDPQAVRPYKQEPSSPPLAPGLPAFLAAPGTTSCPECGKTSLKPAHLLRHRQSHSGEKPHACPECGKAFRRKEHLRRHRDTHPGSPGPALRPLPAREKPHACCECGKTFYWREHLVRHRKTHSGARPFACWECGKGFGRREHVLRHQRIHGRAAASTQGAVAPGPVGGGPFPPWPLG